A region of Ignavibacteriota bacterium DNA encodes the following proteins:
- a CDS encoding GTPase, with amino-acid sequence MAESKRINTIIVGAAGRDFHNFNVVYRDNPLYNVVAFTAAQIPDIAGRKYPASLAGKLYPKGIPIFEEKDLEKLIAKHAVEEVVFSYSDVHYDHVMGLAMRVVAAGAHFKLLGAEPTMIKSTKPVISICAVRTGSGKSQTTRKVAQLLMEMGLKVVAIRHPMPYGDLEKQKVQRFATTADLKKHKCTIEEMEEYEPHVVRGTIIYAGVDYQAIVDQAQKEADVILWDGGNNDLPFYKPDLHIVVADPLRVGDEQTYFPSEANLRLADVVIINKIDSASPDSVLELRDNIRSVNPTAQIVDAASPIIVERSELIMGKRVLVVEDGPTLTHGEMKFGAGMIAAQKFGAADAVDPRPYAVG; translated from the coding sequence ATGGCTGAATCCAAACGCATCAACACGATCATCGTGGGCGCCGCGGGCCGCGACTTCCATAATTTCAACGTCGTGTATCGCGACAATCCGCTCTACAACGTGGTCGCATTCACGGCGGCGCAGATCCCCGACATCGCGGGACGCAAATATCCGGCCTCGCTCGCGGGCAAGCTCTATCCGAAAGGCATCCCCATCTTCGAGGAAAAGGATCTCGAGAAGCTGATCGCGAAACACGCGGTCGAGGAAGTGGTGTTCTCGTACAGCGACGTGCACTACGATCACGTGATGGGCCTCGCCATGCGTGTGGTTGCGGCGGGCGCGCACTTCAAACTTCTGGGCGCGGAACCGACCATGATCAAGAGCACCAAGCCGGTGATCTCGATCTGTGCCGTGCGCACGGGCAGCGGCAAGAGCCAGACCACACGCAAGGTGGCGCAGCTCCTCATGGAAATGGGCCTGAAAGTCGTGGCCATCCGCCACCCGATGCCCTACGGCGACCTCGAGAAGCAGAAGGTGCAGCGCTTCGCGACGACGGCCGATCTCAAGAAGCACAAGTGCACCATCGAGGAGATGGAAGAGTACGAACCGCACGTCGTGCGCGGCACCATCATCTACGCGGGCGTGGATTATCAGGCGATCGTGGACCAGGCGCAGAAGGAAGCCGACGTGATCCTCTGGGACGGCGGCAACAACGATCTGCCCTTCTACAAACCCGACCTGCATATCGTCGTGGCCGATCCGCTGCGTGTGGGCGACGAGCAGACCTACTTCCCGAGCGAAGCCAACCTGCGTCTCGCCGACGTGGTGATCATCAACAAGATCGACTCGGCCTCGCCCGATTCCGTGCTCGAACTGCGCGACAACATCCGCTCGGTGAATCCCACCGCGCAGATCGTCGACGCCGCGTCGCCGATCATCGTCGAACGATCGGAACTCATCATGGGCAAACGCGTGCTCGTGGTGGAAGACGGTCCGACGCTCACACACGGCGAAATGAAGTTCGGCGCCGGCATGATCGCCGCGCAGAAGTTCGGTGCCGCCGACGCGGTTGATCCCCGCCCGTATGCGGTCGG